From the Juglans microcarpa x Juglans regia isolate MS1-56 chromosome 3D, Jm3101_v1.0, whole genome shotgun sequence genome, the window gaaggggaaaaaaaaaattaacgatCGAAGGGAGAAATGTGAGCGAGATTGTATCAGAAAAATTACCGGTTGTATCTACCGTGAAAAAGGCGGTCGATCGCGGTCGTAAGCCGTGAATTCTTTCATGAACGACATCATTGCAGAATGATATGCTTGTTTTTATTGAGATTAGTGTGAtgggagaagaaaaatgaagaaaataagaacaGAGGGGGGAAAAAACAGGAACGAGGGGAACgtaaaaggagaaagaaaaatattatatatacacatcaatataaatatataaataaattcagaTTTCAACAGATGTCAGGTGCTGTCGTGTCGTTTGATTGATTTAACTTCActgtattttcatttcatctcgtgtcaataatattcttttatcttataattttaacttctctttatatttattgatttaatATGTTCTAAATAACCAGATTAtaaaacttataataaaaaaatcatttattttattttattttattctcattaatacaatttttttttaagatttgttttttttattgacgCTAAAGATGAGGTAAGATATAGCACATaacttattttaagaaattaagctataatttaattagtttaattattgcttattttaataagttaagtgatagtttaattaatttaattattacatgaaaaataatggTAATTTGAGAGATAAAAAGTATGATTTAAATACCATGACGTGAAATGTAAGTtatttatgtgaaaaatgatccaaatataattttttttataatgaggacaacagtgtaaaataaaaaattcaaatgaaaaCTGTAATATATgtgataaaatgatatttttacattaattaatgagaaaatagaatgtaaattaattatttaccagtttcattatttttaatagtagatttagTCTCATTTGAATacataaatgattttatttcatattatttaattattataattttttaaattttttatatataatataataaattaattaatagttttaaatattaaaataaaaatattaaaatataatattttatttaattttcaattttaaaaaacttatcTCGTTATGCAATGCCTTTGAGGTTATTCTGACCAATCCATACACGGGTAACATGGTAAATAAGACGTTCCAAGAACGAGTCCATCTGTCCATGTACCATCCGCAGGGCCAAATGGAAGCTAGAACAGTAGGTCGTTGATTACCCCAGCAAGCACGTCTTCCGCATTTACGAAATGACCCTTACATTCAGGGAAGTGGACTCCACGCGCTTTCATTTTCTTAGCCACTTTTCAAGCTTCCCTTCTGGCTCACGCTACGACCATCCAGTTCGCTTCCTTCCACGTCAACGGCAGTGGGCCCGAAACCTTTCCCATTAAATGTCGaaatttgttaaataattaaataaataaaaaccctaCATGCAGtacaaattcaatccaaatgcaAATGTATCCCAGACTCAAACCCACCCCCCGCGAATAACCTTTCATAACCCGCCCCCAAATAATCCAAGACCTCCAAAAATCCGCCACGTGCACCAAACCTAACATCCTCGCCGTCCATGCCAGGTCACGCGGTCAGTTCTTCGGGCACCAAGAGAATCTCGATTCACCCTcggatgaaaaataaaatccccATCGGTGGCTCACAACCTGCCCGATACGTCCTCGGTCAGATCTCATCGCCTTTAAGAACCGGCCCTAGCCTCCTTTCCTTCCTCGCTCAGATTTAGGGTTCAAAATCCCCAAACCCTAACTTtcacgttctctctctctctctctccccaattatttttatttttaatattttttgggaatTTGGGAGGCCTTTCCTTCGGCGCGTGAGGTTTATTGATCTGCGCGTGAAGGTCACGCCCCACCCGATTCATGGTTTCCACCTCACCGATTTTGAAGATTTCGAATTCGGTACGTCCATGGCGTCCGCCGTCTTAGCCAGAACCACCAGCACCACGAACAACAGAGCAGGCGGAGGATTCATGGGCAAAGTCCctttctcaaaccctaaccctaatttCACCACCAAAAAACGGCAGCAACAGCAACAATCGCATCCAATTGGGGGTAAAATCATCGTTGAGGAATTCCCGGACGTGACGCAATCGGCCGCCTCCGACGATGCTTCGTCAATCAACCACCGAAGACACCCCTCCACCAGTACCGAATTTAACAACCTTCAATACGTGAGCTTCAACGTCGCTTCCTGTTCGAAGAAGCAGCTCGGCGACCTTAAGGCCCGTCTGGCTGCCGAGCTTGACCAGATTCGCCAACTCAAACACCGCCTCGAATCCCACTCAATACCCAATCACACCCATGCGCCGCCGCCTTCGAAGAAATCGAAAAAATTTTCGGGCAAGAAGCGTCCCTTGCCGGGCAATCCGAATCAGAAGAACCAGAGTCCGAGCCCGAATTTGATTTCGACAAATGCGAACAACGTGAACAAGAGCATGAACCTGATGTCCATGAAGGCGTGCAAGGATATACTGACGAAGCTGAGAAAGCACAAGAGCGGGTGGGTATTTAACGAGCCGGTGGATGTGGTGGGCATGGGGCTTCACGATTACAACGACATAATCAAACAACCCATGGATTTGGGGACCGTTAAGTCAAGGCTTGCTAGGAATCTCTACCGGTCTCCGTTGGATTTCGCCGCTGATGTGAGGCTGACCTTCACCAATGCCTTGACCTACAACCCCAAGGGCCACACCGTGCACGCCATGGCCGAGCAGTTACTGGCCAGATTCGAGGAGTTGTTTCGCCCCTTCAGCGAGAAAATCGATCGGATTGatgaagaagagggagaaaaggGGATCTTCGATGCGGAGGAAGAATTGCAAGCGAGcgataataataatactaattcGTTGCTAATTGCGGAGAGATCGGACCGGATAGATATCGAAGATAAGGTTTCGGATCATTCTGAACCGTTGCAGAAGCTCCACGCGAGCTCATCGAATCGTCAGCTGGTGCAATCTCCGGTGAGAACGCCACCAGTGAAACCGCTGAAGCAGCCGAAGCCGAAGGCAAAGGATCCGAACAAGAGGGAGATGAGCCTGGAGGAGAAGCACAAGCTGGGGATCGGGTTGCAGAGTTTGCCTCCGGAGAAGATGGAACAAGTGGTGCAGATAATAAGGAAGAGAAACGGGCATTTGAAGCAGGATGGTGATGAGATAGAACTCGATATTGAGGCCGTGGACACCGAGACACTTTGGGAGCTCGACCGACTCGTCACCAATTGGAAGAAGATGGTTAGCAAGATCAAGCGCCAAGCTCTCATGGGAAACTACGCCAAAAACAATGGGGTAGAGAAATTCAACAAATTACAGAAATACGGGcatttgtttaattttgatCCAAAATTTTGGGCATTTTATACTAACTTCGCTTGCTTGTGTATGTGTAGGAGTTACCTGTGAACAGCGAGAAGATTGAAGCTGTGGCTAGTGAGGCGAAGAGACCGAAGAAAGGAGGGGAGGTAGGGGAGGAAGATGTGGACATCGGGGACGAGATGCCGATGAGTAATTTCCCGCCGGTGGAGATCGAGAAAGATGTTGGGGGACACGGGAGTAGTAGTAGTTCTAGCAGCTCCAGCAGTTCAGACAGTGATTCCTCATCAAGTGGTATAACCCATTGTTTCATTTCTTCTTGGTGGGTTTGAGAAATTTTTGTTTGCAGAAATGATTGACAGTGAGGGTTGAATGCAGATTCAGATTCAGGGAGTTCTTCTGGAGTGATTCGGATGCCGATAATGCGCAGTCATGAGGTTGCATTGAATTAATTGAAATGGCCTCCCAAGAGTGGAATCAAGTGGAGAGTTGGATCAGAAATGCATTCTTTGAATGCTTTCCCATTTTTgggaaatttttgttttgttggacaAGGTATAAAGCTTGTGCTATAATTGAAATTTCGTTTGTACTTTTTGGTATGAGCTGAATTACGAAGAAGCTCTTTTGTTACAGGGGATTGGTGTTGAACTCGGTGAAGTGTGATATTCTGTTTCAAGCTTTGGAGAGATTGATGGAACTGGAAGTCTGTGAGTGGGCATTTTGGCTGTGGCATGAGGAATATGTGAAGGAACCCTTGAGTTgtgggccaaaaaaaaaaaaagaaaggaagttgTAGGTCAGATGGTAGATAACGTCAGTGagtgaaaaaaaatggttagggattagaagaagagagagagagagagagagagagataccatTGTACACATTACCCGCATTAATACATGATTTTTCTCAGAAGCTTTTGTGGTTGAATTTATATCCCATCTTCTTCTTGGGTTTGGTTCTCTTAAGCAGCATAgcaccagagagagagagagagagagagagagagagagttccaGAAGGCCATTCCCGGCTTTGTAGCCAAGAGATTCCAAAGTGACCATCCTATCTCGTGAATCATTCTAGTGGTCCGTTGATGCCCAAAGACTTTTGAGGGGGAAGAAACTCTCTGATGACATGTTGGTGCACAAGATTCAACGAGGGAAGAAATATATTGAAATCTTCAataactataaagtttaatcaaatataaataataagaaggTCCGCATATCAGGTGTCGAGAGTCTCAGTCCATCCATGTGCTTCTTCATGGTGTGGGGAGAAATTTGCTCAAAAACTGTTGGGAACAACGTGGGTCGGTAGGGGCTGGTGATGGAGTaccctttttatatttttcccaaGAGTGTGTCCTATCCTTGGACCTAACTACGTATATAACcgaaaagaaatgaaagttcGTGTGACCTCAGAAAAGCATCCCTTTGAAAGAGAACATCTTCTAGGTATTTTGGCATATTTTGTACAATCTTTGATGGGGATGGGATGTAACTTTCCACGGGAGTTTCTCGCggcatcctctctctctctctctctctctctctctctctcccccctatatatatatatatatatataatatatataggaggcTTCAGCTTGAAGCAAGTGGGAATTCTTCTATTCTACTCGCTGCTCCCATTCTGTTTATTGGGTGGGTGAGACTCTGAGATGTGGAGGCGTTGTAAAAATTTCCTACAGTAATTACTAATTAGTCAGTCATGGTTTcacaaataaaaacacaaatcaaATTTGCCAACCTATACCCGCTAAgaattcatcaaatccattAGCTTTTAAAGCTGCCTGCCCAACCATGTTGCTAGGCAAAGTCCCGACGATTCTCAAGCCATATTCAACGTCCTCCACCAGTCTTGAAAAATTGTTCCAATGGTATTCCAATGGTACTACCATAATATGCCTACGCCCCCCCATTAACCGTTCAAATTTTAAGCTATTATCAAATAATATCAGGCTAAAGACATGCATCACTACGTAGCCCTCGATTTGAGTAAAATCTGGACTGAGATGAAAATGTATTGAATCATTAAGCTTGGGAGaggttttttgggttttgatgaCCCGGGACTCCCAAGCAAAATCTCTCTCAAACTATCAAGCGACAACCTGGAAGAACACTGCTGTGAAAACTTCGTCGACAACTCATTAAAAGAGCATAGACTTGCGCTGCTATAAAGAGAGACTTTCCTAATACAATcaatttatcaaaccaaaaagaaagtATCACATACAACAATCTCAACACTCACTTCTTGACCTCTTCATATTCTGCCTCGGAAGCCTGGTCGCCACCCTGAGAACCACCTCCTGAGGAAGAACCACCATCAGACCCACCTTGCATGTGCTGTCCTATCTTTGACACGGCTTTGTTTGCAGCATCAATCTTTGACTTAATTTCCTCAACGTTGTCCCCAGCTGTTGCCTTTCTTAAATCTGCAATTGCATCCTCAATCTCTTTTGCAACCTCACCAGGAATTTTGTCCTTGTACTCACTCAAGCTTTTCTCAATGCTGTAAATGGTAGTGTCTGCACTATTTCTGATATCAATCaatgcttttctttcttgatcCCTCTGAGCATGCAACTCCGCTTCCTTAACCATCTTTTCAATTTCGTCTTCTGAGAGCCCTCCTGACGAACGGATGGTAATCTGTTGTTCCTTCCCAGTGGTCTTGTCCTTGGCAGAAACAGTCACAATGCCATTGGCATCAATGTCAAATGTGACTTCAATCTGAGGCATGCCTCTGGGAGCAGGTGGAATGCCCATAAGCTCAAACTCTCCGAGAAGCTTGTTGTCAGAGGCCATCTCACGCTCACCTTGCAATACCTTGATGCCCACCTGAGTTTGGTTGTCAGCTGCCGTGGAAAAGACCTGCAATAATGTAAGTTGTATTCAGGAACTTAGCATCCTCCATAACacgaaattataaaatgtaaaagtgcCATTAAAGACGATCTCCAACATTAAAAGGTTGAGTCATATTGAAGGCCAGCCAAAACTGAAAGCTTATCTTAACCAAGCCAACCAGGCTTACACAAACGGATTCCATATGGGGTCTCTAGAACAGGAGTAACTTGGAAATTTTTTGTAACAAACTGATATCTTTTCTTCCACCACAAAATCATTTGGGAACGCTGAGAACATGAAGGATGTTCTAAAATGGGGTAATCTTATTAGGCAGCACTACAAGTCTTAAAGGAGAAAGCACATATAATCCCACTAAAACATCCTATTTAATTtcatgaacttttttttataagtatctaatttcacaaacttccttgtctcaaaaaagaaatttttcccTTAATGCACTAAACACATGCTTCCTAACACAATCAATTTATCAAACCAATCCTCCAGTGTGCAACAGTCTTGGTCacgttaaaaaatatttgaacataAAAATAGTAAACCAAGCCATATACTACTCTAATTTCAAGTAAATATTTgttcacaaaaaattataaaaaaatctgtaaaCTGCTCTGTTTCATTTGTACCCATATGGATTTAGTAAAAAACtaactaaatcactgcattttgGCTTTGAGTCCATACCTGACTCTTCTTTGTTGGAATGGTTGTGTTCCTGCTGATAAGCCTGGTGAAGATACCACCCAATGTCTCAATACCAAGCGACAACGGAGTGACATCTAAGAGGAGCAATTCTTTGACATCACCACGTAGAATACCACCCTGGATAGCAGCTCCCAAAGCAACTGCCTCGTCAGGATTTACTCCTTTGCTTGGGGTCTTTTGGAAGATCTCTGCAACGACCTCTTGTACTTTGGGAACGCGTGTCATCCCTCCAACCAGAAGTACCTCATCTACTTCCTTGGAAGTTATTCCAGCATCCTTTAAACAGTTCTTACATGGGCCCCTAGTCCTCTCAATCAAGTGATTCACCAAGCTTTCAAATTTTGATCTGGTTAGTGTGATATTCAGATGTTTTGCACCAGATGCATCAGCTGTGATGAAGGGCAGGTTGATTTCAGTTTGGGTTGTGGACGACAGTTCTATCTTAGCTTTCTCAGCTGCTTCACGAAGCCTCTGAAGGGCAAGCTTGTCTTTGGAAAGATCAATCCCCTCAGTTCTCTTGAATTCACTCACCAAGTACTCCAACAGCGCATTGTCGAAATCCTCTCCTCCCAAGAATGTGTCTCCATTTGTTGCTTTCACCTTTACAAGAGAGAGGAGTTAGTGGGACTTGCCTAATCGACAAGAAAAAACTACTCccagcagttttttttttttaaggggttGTTGGGGGAGACTACCTCAAAAACACCATTAGAGATCTCTAAAATAGAAACATCAAATGTTCCACCTCCAAGATCAAAAACTGCTATGAGACCCTCCTTATTGTTCATTCCATAGGAAAGTGCAGCAGCAGTAGGCTCGTTGATAATTCTCTGCACATCAAGTCCTGCAATTCTGCCAGCATCCTTTGTTGCTTGTCTCTGAGCGTCATTGAAATAAGCTGGAACAGTGATCACAGCCTTTGTAACCGACTTTCCAAGATATGCCTCTGCCGTTTCTTTCATCTTAATCAGGATAAAAGCCCCAATTTGGCTTGGGGAATACTGTTGCCCATTGGCTTCAACCCATGCATCTCCATTTGGACCCCTGACTATCTTGTATGGAACCATCTTCATTTCTTTCTGTGTTATAGGATCATCAAATCGTCTGCCAATCAGACGCTTGGTTCCAAAAATGGTATTCGTGGGGTTAGTTACAGCCTGACGTTTTGCGGGAGTACCAACAAGTAGTTCTCCTTTCGGGGTGAAGGCAACCACTGATGGTGTTGTTCGAGATCCCTCCGCATTCTCAATAACTTTGGGATTCTACAGATTCTCTCGGAAATTTTAATGAGTCAGAGGTAAACTAAACTGAATAAGAAATAACACAAAACACAATACTTGATCAATAGATGGGATGGCATTTGGAGTCATTATGAGAACACTGTTTCATGCTATACCTTTCCCTCCATAACCGCAACACATGAGTTGGTCGTTCCCAAGTCGATGCCGACAACATCACTCGCAGCAGGctttgaactgaattgaaaaatggaaaaatgttACAGCAAGaaaaaagttggaaaaaaattCCAACAAACTCCCAAAAATAGCCGAAAATTCTTTATACCTGAATGCCCTGGTCAAACTTGCCCAATTGTAACCCAGCTTCGAGGGAGCCCACACTGGCTTCACATTGCTGGCTAACTGCGTGATCATTAGAAAGCACCACTAAGTTTATTTCTCACAGCGTacttggctttgcctattttcaataaaattcttatttactgataaaaaaatgtttatttctcAGCgttacttgttaaaaaaaggTTACTTCTCACCCATGATTTACCCCTATCTACCAAGCTGAACTTATACGTAACTTCAATATAACCTCATATAGCAGACAATATTTCCGTGAACACCTCTAGACAGTCATAAAACGTCTTACTTTCGATCGTTCACAAACAGAGGGAGTAACAAAAATACAAGTGGAAGTGTCCGTCATAGGCTCAAATAGCCCCTTCAAAAAATACTTCAGCATCAAcataagataaagaaaaaattctgtTCCGGAAACCAGAGCTAAAACCCTAATGGAACTGAGCCCTATACATCCATCGGACTCGGTTCCAATCTCTtacagaaatttttttatatatatcgtTACACAAAACCTTCAGCGCAGATATAATGAATAAAACCGAGAAAAAGACCGCACAGAAACAGAATAACGGACTAGATTTTACGTTCAATAGGTAAaaacaaagagcaaaaaaatcAACTGAAACCAAATATTTCGCCTGAAAATTCCGCGGACTCATTCAATTTCTCTGAACCTTCGCAGGAGCTAAACAGAGCACAATCGTAAACAAAGAATAAACGACTAAAAACAAACGGTTCAATAAAACAAAGCAGACAGAAATCTCGCAGGAGGACGACGAAGAATAAGACGTACGGATCGAAAGGCCGAGAGAGGTGCGGAGGCGACATCACGGCGTCGTAGCGGGCGAAGCAAGACGGCGGTGGCGGCCATGGACGGATCGCCTTCGGAGGATCAGAACACAGCGAGAAGTGAAAGACAGAGAAACAAAGACAGTCGAGGAAAATGGAGGGTTTAGGGGGTTTGCGGTGGGGACTGGGGAGGAAAAGAgcttggccttttttttttttttttttttttttttctgagatTGTTCTGGCGAAAAGAGGTTGGTCGAAGCTTCTAGATCTCCTTACTGTACACCTCACCCCCAGGTGATTAATCAATTCACTACCAACCGTTCCATCGAGCTCAATAAGTTTTCCAAAATGCAGTCCATCATAGGCATTACCTTTTTTTTACTTcatctcctttttatttttaattatatgcgttattttaaatattttcataaattaataaattaaataaaaatatctgcttatatatatatatatatatttcatcttaattatttatttaaaggaaGGACTTTCAACTATAGCACCAAGAACATTGCAATTTGTGTATCATTTGCATCAGCAAGGACAGATAGAAGAATCTTCAGTGAGAGAGTAGAGAGTCTCACAGATTCCTTGCAATTTAGGCAGTGTACGTACACATTTCATTAATATAATTCCATGAATACACTCACAATTAGTGCTACAAAGGAAGgggaaagtaaaagaaatattgTACATATTAACAGATTACCAACAGATGGAAGAAActatagaaacaaaaatcagaaggaaaaaaagaattcCCACCTTCTCTTCAGAGTCAatcagaaggaaaaataaaaataaaaataaaaaatatgagagaaatcCCCATTTCCAGGATAGAGTCAATGGTACTATGGATCACAGTAGAGTGGCATGATGACATcctggaaaagaaaaacaaggaagAAAGAGATGATAGAGAAATGAATATTTAAAAGAAGATGTAATTGGAAAGCAAATGAGGAGTGTTTGCTAAAAGAGATACTTACAGAAAGATAATAAACACATTTTCAGTTCCATTCAAATCCGAAGGTAACCTCCTCTTTCTTGAGCTCCTCCATTTCCTGCGGTTCTCATGAGGATTGACTTCCTGTTGAGAGACCAGCTTCTTCTCATAACCCTCCTCCGCTGCCAAGCAGCTAAATGGGTATAAAGAGCCGGGAAACAGAAGCACATCAGTACCACAAGTAGCATTGCTACGCAGAGTAACATGACATTCCGGAAACCATCTTTTGACTTTGAGTTCATTTGCCCTGTCCATGGAACTCCTCCCACATTCATTCCAAACACTGTTCCAAAGTGATCGGTGTCAATTGCTAATCTCTTCAACAAaatcataacaaacaaaaaaagtgcACCAGAAAGTTCTTCTGAATGTAATAAGGTTGCAGCAAGGTGAAACTTTTACCCCCGGTGATGATGGACAGCGGAAGGAATATAATGGAAAGGAATGAAAGATAATATAGTTTCCTGTTTATTTGCTCGGCCTGCCAGCTATCAAGTCCTGCTTGGATTGCTGTGACACGATTTGCTATGAACCCCACATTGTCTTTTAGCCTCCTTAACCGTCCGATCAACTCTTCAAGGGAGTTAATGTCTTCGCTACCAAACCAactttttgaagaacatttctCTTTCACCCGCGGAAATACTTGCTCCCCATGTGCTATCACCTGAATTCAATGAAGATACAAAAACCAAGTGAAGGTCCAGTTAACAGTTTTTTACTTAAATTCATTAGgccaaaactaaaattaaatggTAAGAGTAACTATTCTAGACAACGGCCTTCCTATGGCAGATCAAGACAAGATTGTCCAAACACTTATTGGTTAACTATTTACTTGGCATCATAACCCTTATGGCCACCAACGCAGCTAGTATGTTCTAATTTCATGAAGTTGGATGGAAGGAGCCAAGACCCCAGAAATGGTTGAAATCCATTTACCGAAGTAACTTCCATAGCTGTCTCATTGCTAGCCGTTTCTTTCAAAAGCATGCTTCTTACTAGAGACTTTAATTTGTGAGTCGTTACCCAAATAAAACTTGACGGGCTAACAACAT encodes:
- the LOC121255374 gene encoding heat shock 70 kDa protein, mitochondrial, yielding MAATAVLLRPLRRRDVASAPLSAFRSLASNVKPVWAPSKLGYNWASLTRAFSSKPAASDVVGIDLGTTNSCVAVMEGKNPKVIENAEGSRTTPSVVAFTPKGELLVGTPAKRQAVTNPTNTIFGTKRLIGRRFDDPITQKEMKMVPYKIVRGPNGDAWVEANGQQYSPSQIGAFILIKMKETAEAYLGKSVTKAVITVPAYFNDAQRQATKDAGRIAGLDVQRIINEPTAAALSYGMNNKEGLIAVFDLGGGTFDVSILEISNGVFEVKATNGDTFLGGEDFDNALLEYLVSEFKRTEGIDLSKDKLALQRLREAAEKAKIELSSTTQTEINLPFITADASGAKHLNITLTRSKFESLVNHLIERTRGPCKNCLKDAGITSKEVDEVLLVGGMTRVPKVQEVVAEIFQKTPSKGVNPDEAVALGAAIQGGILRGDVKELLLLDVTPLSLGIETLGGIFTRLISRNTTIPTKKSQVFSTAADNQTQVGIKVLQGEREMASDNKLLGEFELMGIPPAPRGMPQIEVTFDIDANGIVTVSAKDKTTGKEQQITIRSSGGLSEDEIEKMVKEAELHAQRDQERKALIDIRNSADTTIYSIEKSLSEYKDKIPGEVAKEIEDAIADLRKATAGDNVEEIKSKIDAANKAVSKIGQHMQGGSDGGSSSGGGSQGGDQASEAEYEEVKK